The window AAAACAGCAAGACCTCCACTCCGGCCAATACGATCAACCGAAAAACATTGAGCAAAACCCATTTTTATTCTTAACTCTTCTACTTTACTAGCTACAGAAATCGTTTCCATCAAAAATACCACATCAGGATTGCGATCTCGGACAAGATCACAGAGAGCTCGAACTGTAGGGGCCTTCCCTAATCCCCTACAGTTCCAACTTAGGCAATTCATTGGCGCTGGCTAGCTTGCCTCGCAAGCTTAGCCAATacagaagatgaagattcagtGCAATCCAAACTAGAAAGCCCAGAATCTGTTGTTTTGTTGTTATACTCTTTATCCATGTCCATTACTTCATTTGGTCCAGTTCGTTGTCTTTTCCTGTCCTCAAGAAGCAGCCCATCCTGCTCTTCAGCCCCAGGCCCAATATTTTGAACTACTTTTTGGTTTCCCTCCTTATCCCTTCCTATAATACCGCCTTGGAGATTTGATTCCATATTATCCTCTAGTTCCTCCCGTCCTCCTCGCTGAGATCCCCCTGAATGCGCtccaatataattttgaatattttggaTCTTATCCTTCCCTGAAATCTCGCCCCAACCTTCCGAGTTTTCCTCCCTCAGCCATTTGCTGCGGCCCTGCGCCACCCCCCTGCGCGGTGGAGCCCTGAGCCACCCACCCCATCCTTTCCCCTCCTCCTCCATTCCAACGTTCAACCTTTTTTTGCATGATCGTTCTGTATGAGATAGAACCCCACATTGAAAGCAAAAATCACCCAGCTTCTCATATTTGCATGTAACAACAAACTCAGTTCTGTCTCGCTTACAGATTTTCTTCCTCCTCTTCAATGGCATCCTTACATCCAGCCTTATCTTCAAtctcatatactccctccatatGCTCGAGTTGTTGCTACTGTCATACAACACAAATTTTCCAAAAAAGTTTCCCAATTGTCGTCCTACTGCTTCAGTCATGAAACTAGTTGGAAGATCATATATTTGCACCCAAAACTCTACCTCGTTCAGTGGAACTTTTGTTGGGTCTCCCCCGGCTGGAATTGTGTTTGTAACGAGAATGGCATTGTCAAACGTCCAAGGCCCGTTGTTCATCATCCACTGCATGTCATCCTTATGAAAGAACTGAAACAAATACAGGCCCGCcgttaaagttttaatactaaTCCCCATAGCCGGTCTCCAAATGTCCGCCAGTTTAGATTTCATTGCTCGAACATTCAGACTCTTCTCTGTTAGAAATCTTCCCACTACACACAACTCAAATCGATTCCCAGTCTCCTCAAACTCCTCGTCAAATACTAGTTCCTCCTCTTCTTCATTTGTGATATCAAGGTCTTCCATTAGCTTGTCTAGATCTGCATCTTTAGCCATTGCGAATACGCCTCTCACACTGCTTTTGCAAGGAATGGAGAGAAAAACAAACCCTCTCACACTTTCATGGAGAGAAAAAGTCTATGTTTTTATGAAATGGTTTGTTATATTTTCTACTCACTCCGTTCCGTCTAGTTGTTTACgtacgcattttgagactctcataaaatataattatataacgtatcttaatttatttatttttgaataaaaatttgaacgtcaaacttttttaaggaattctttcaaaaaacatatatataatataagtatattttatatgagcAGCGTGTCGGACGGAGCAGTGAGTTTAATGATCCAGCGAAGCATCTATCTTTCTAGATATTATTTTCTGTTCATTGCTGCATATGTTTTTAGGAAATTGTATGAAAGAAGAAATATCCTGGCCAGACGTACAAATCATAGGAAAGTGAAATAATTTAAAGTCCGAAACATCAGAGCCGCAAACAAAGAAAAATGAAGTCCGCGACGAGGAAGTGGTGGACCGTGGAATGATGTTTATTTTAGCTATATTTTAATACGACACTCGTGGTGGATCATAATCTATCCTCGCTCAAGAGAATAATAGGTTCATAATTCGAGACCCAAATCcaaataattactccctccgtcccaatgaattatatatattgagatCGGacacacatattttttaataatagatttgagatagtggagtaaagtagtgggtgtaatagtgtttttattattatataatggagatagtgggagaatgtagtaggtggagtagtgttttatattataaaaaattgctattttgggaatgtatagaaatgatgggacatcccaaaaaagaagctgtatagaattgattaggacggaaggagtatatggCTAATGTACGAATTTTGTTTTTCGGTGTAAAAGCTTATATATGCATTATTTATGTTAACGGAAAATGATTGTCGGGACATTTGTTAATCAGCggtagggctgtaattcgagccgagccgggcgagtttcgagccgagcctaattcgagccaactttaatcgagccgagccgagccggctcgattaactaatcgagcctaaatctttggccgaactcgactcggttaatttcacgagtcgagtcgagccggctcgtttagctaaacgagccggttttaacgagccgagcgagccagctcgtataattttacacttaatcgagcccaaacctctacccgaactcggctcgtttaatttcacgagtcgagtcgagccggctcgtttaattaaacgagccgaaacctttacccgaactcggctcgtttaacgagtcgagccgagccgagcccacttaaacgagttcgagccgggcgagctcgcgagccgcccgactcgaattacagccctaatCAGCGGTCTTTTGTATGATGTATCATCCAATTTTTCTTACTCTGACAAAATCCGGATTCGGTTGAGTCTCCAAAAAATATTCGTAAGCACAAAAATTattcttataaaatttatacttCGAAAGACCATTTATCCAGTTTCTAAACAGTATGATCGACCACTTGAAGACGCGTTAATAGAAGAGACGGAAGATTCGCCACTAATATTCGTGTGGTTCTCAagataaacaaattataattacgAACCAGTGAATATGATCAGTACTACTATCATAGTCTGATATAGAGGAGACCAGCAACATAATTACATAAAGGAGAGCTCACGTCAACTCGTCAAGAGGCAAAAACTGGACGCAATATAGAAAAGTAGGGATGAAAAGTCAGCTTCACGGGTTGCCTTGAGATTGCAtctaaaatatgtaaatatatgcAAGCATGCAGAGCCCGTAGGCCGTAGCACAATACACGAATAAACTAACAAGCCCGGAATTGCCAGGTCCAGTACACATAACACATGCATATACCAAGCAACAGCACACTGCTTGAGTAAAGTTCTATAGAAaccacttttattggagaccgtaGAGATCatttatgttctgcaatcaaaacattataaaatatattattttgtgaagtatgttcaacaaatatcatatattcattaaaattgttaaagatcatctatgtttcataagtatataatatatgttctgcaagttgaacaatgtcTTGcaaactactccctctgtccctctcatttctttacagttactattttgggatgtccctctcatttctttacgttaccataaatagtaaattttttccatcattacactCACTATCTTCCcacactatctcatatttaacaataaaaactactattacacccactactttcctccactatctcaaatctattattaaatattgatgggtcccacaactttacccacttttcatctaactttactcatttttcatgcattgtcttggtctccgtgtccccctccaatgtaaacaattgagggggacggagggagtaaatatatttcgtagaatataacattttgtaatgttctacatgcgaaacttatatgatattcaagattttaaagtgaaataatgattttgtataacataatatgcaaaattatacgttttgcaatgtttttatgcaatattttacttgcagaacataagtggtcttcacggtctccaataaaattggtctccatagaactttactctagATGTATAATCTAGTTCTTTTTAAGGTTTTAGCTaactttataacttttgatacATTTTTTAACTTTCACTCTAATATCATATATAAGTTGTTTTGCATATTTTGGACccaaatttacaattttttgaAGTATTGGTTTTTGTATTTGTGTCAATTTCTGACAAATATTGATTGGACTTACTCTGATTAGCAGCTACATATtaatagattaaaaaaattcttataattAACTTTTTTGTTAAGATACACGGAGtatcattattttaattacaATGCACTAGCTATCAcactatttaaaaatttatataatcaaatttctAAATCCAAACTTCTGACTTACAAAGACCTTTTAAGTTTTACCTATTCTTCAATCCTGTAATTTACTAATATCATCTCATGTCattatttgaaatgaaaataCTACACAACAAGAAACGGTCCTTGTATTTTACAGATCCACAGTCTAAAACAAATCCCCTGCCAATTACTCTCAAAACCACTATCTTCTACCAGCTCCACTTGACAGATGAACACTTCAATCAAATTAATTCCGATAGCGATGATTATTTAAGCCTCGACGTGCCCCGGGGTTCTTGACATTGTTCACTTTAGGCTCTTCAGGAGTCATATATACATTATTGATTTGTTCCAGAGTGCTCAAAACTTCATCAATCGACGGTCGATTCCTGGGTTCGGATTCCAGACACTTGAGTATAAGTGTTGCTGCTTCAAATGCGGCCTTGATCGGATATCTGTGTTCCAATTTCGGATCCATAATCCTCCTCAATGTACCTTTCTTGGAAAGAAGTGGTGTAGCCCATTGCACCAAATTAAGCTCGTCTTTAGGACGATTCACGTCTAAGACGCGCCTCCCGGTTAAAACTTCCAGCAACACAACTCCAAAACCATAAACGTCACTACTCACGTACAAATGACCTGACAGTTTAAAATTCTGTTGAGACCTTGCTCTaacattttaatgttttagaCGAGTTAGTTACTTAACAGGGTATCAGAACTCTCGTTTACCTGTAGCCATGTATTCAGGAGCAGCATAGCCATATGTTCCCACTACACCTGTGGAAACATGAGAATTGCCATCTATTGGCCCTAATTTCGCCAATCCAAAATCTGATAACTTGGCATTGAACTCCTGCATAACATGTAATACATGGTCACACCATGAAATTAATCTTTGGTTGTCACTTAGTTAAAAAGAAAATCTATATCGCGACAAATGTTTATAATCGGCTAAAATGGTACCCCGTCTAGTAAAATGTTGGCTGTTTTGAGATCTCGATAAATGACTTGTTTCTCCGTTGcatgaagaaaagaaagaccTCTAGCAGCTCCTATCACTATTTTGATCCGTGTTTTCCATGGAAGTGGTTCTGCACCATCTGCAATTTATCGACATTAAAATTAGCAACTGCACCCGTTATTATACATAATGGATATTTGTATATGGGTGCTGGTCCCTGGCATATGATTGCCAGGGACGGGTTAAGTAACATATAGTTTtctggccgctggatattccAGCGGCCatgattataacatttttttaatatgtctaGCGGTTTTTAACCGTTAGACGGGGAAAATTCGTCTAGCGTTTTTATTAGTGCTAGACAGAATTTTCCCCGTCTAGCGGTTAAAAACCGCTAGACGTgttaaaaatttgttataatcgtgaccgctggatatgcatccaacggccaggaCCAGTATGTTATTTAACAGGCCTCTGGCAATCAGGGACCAAGACCCTTTGTATATATGAGAATTGGTAAAATTGGTtctcaaaaatatttctggatgacaGCGATAAAATTGAGAGATTTACGGGAGTGTTTTACGTGCATGCGAGAGTTGAATCTCATTTATTAACCAATTAGTTAAAACACGTGTCATTCGGAAAAGTTTTTAGTTGCGTTTAATAGAAGCCGTATCTGTTTTTAACTCTTGTTTTACTCGATCGGTTTGTATAAATGTGTAGAACACTTTAAAAAGGTTGAGACTAATTTCTGTCTCGCAGTTTTcactttttttcaaatattttgttaacttatttatttttcaccttaatgcaatttttttactaaaaaatctctttttttttttaacttaaccAACCACCTCATTTTTCTAATATACATATACGAACTTACTTCTGAAAAGATGACTTTCTAAGCTTCCTTTCTGCATGTACTCATAGACAAGAAGAAGCTCTCTATCTTCCCAGCAATATCCTAAAAGTTTCACGAGATTGGGATGGCTAAACTTTCCTAAGAATCTCACTTCGGCCTGCAGTCACACATACATATTATTGCAATGGGTTAATACTCTAATTGGTCATTGTACTAGACCAAAACTTTCAATTGACCTACCGAGTCaaaaaaattttcatttaaataataaagcatTTAAAAACTTACAATCACATAACTAAGTTTGAAAAACATTTCAGCGCCGTTAACCATGTgtttgactttaacggaaaacgttaactttaacggaattacatatattttcagaTTTGCAGGTATAAATTAGGGTTCTTCATGTTAATTTGGGGTAGAACTCATATCTGTATCGAGGGTAAGATTGCCACTGTGTGATAGAAATTTCGTGCATATGATGTAAGTCATTATGACAAAGATATTACAGATAAATGACTGATATGATGGTCCATCTTCCCGAATATGTTCAATCTGTGTGAATTTTTGAGCCATTAACCTCATTCCTTCAGTAATTCATAAACTACTAATTCATTCCTCAAGCTTGTAAAACTAAAAGATAGTCACTGGTTTGTTTTATTATTCAACACTATTTGTATATTCATTCTCATTGAAATAACCATCCTGTAGTTGGTTATTTGAGATTACcattaattttatattgcaaTTACATTCAATATGTTAAAATACACTATTGGGGAAGCACCAGGGCCATCTGGCTAACGTAAAAGAAGGGTTATTTGTTAATTTACgagtgaaaatttatttttgatttatgggttatgataaaaaaaaaaattgatattacaACTTTTCGGGTATAAAAgttacaatataataatattattgcaATTAAATTCAACATGTTAGAATACACTATTCGGGCAACACCACGGCCATGTGGCTAATTTAAGAATGGGGTTGTTAGTTATAAAGTCAGAAATTATTAACAAgcgaaaatttatttttgatttatatgttaACGTAACGTAGAATACCACCCTGTattctaataataatattttagttatgTATAACACCTATAGATAAACGTGGTAAAACTGTACAGTgacaatattttaatgataaaaacaaCATCTAAAATTGTCTCCGAGGGAAAGTAGACCGAATAATGTGCATACGCTGATATCAAGTGTGAACTAATGTGAATGACAGATTATTTGCAAAATTAACATCAATAAGTCAATTCCTAGTATTAATTTAACTCATAAAGTtgttacaataataatatatttcggAGTAGTTAcaatatttacttatttagcATATACTAGTGTATATATTAGGAAGAGCACGTGCATGAAGTTGAAATTTGATCCAACTTGTACCAAGTCAgagatatatattaataaaaaagtgTTGAAGTTGAACCATACCTGCCACTCTTTGAGGCCTTGATCCCCATCTGGGTTTGATTTCTTGACAGCAACCGGGATGCCGAAACCAACCCTGGACGGAGCTAGGGTTTTCTCGTCGACCCAGCCTTTATAAACACTTCCGAATCCACCTTCACCCAGCATAGTTGCCGCTTTAAAATTTTTAGTCGCGTTCTTCAGCTCGGAGAAAGTGTATATCTTCAAATTCGGAGTCACGATTCTCCCCTCTCCTTTACCGGGTGGATAGTTATCCCCGGAGCTACTAGCATTGCTATTCTCCTGATCTCCAGCACTataaactgaaaaaaaaaaatgataagtctcaagtttttattattttattagaatgaaaaattttaactattttttttaagttggtTGGGTCGGGACTGATCACAACGAGATCAGCCCCGACCATGTATGAACTTTAAAATTGTTACCTGATGCATTGCGAAGCTTAGGGGTAGCAGGGAAGCTAGTGAAAGGTGTTGGAAAACAGTTGCCCATGTCTCTGTAATTTTTACAAAAGTGTGTGCATGCTAAATGTGGAAATGAGGATCAGAAGATGAGGTGCAGGGAAGAAGATTTCAAGCAATGAGAGAAGAGAAGGAAAAGAGTAAGGTGAAATAATGGGGCTATGggggatgtgtatatatataagccaAAATGCAGACTATAAACAGTTTAATTTACTTTTAAGAGATGGTAAATGTTTCTTTGAACTTGTCTTGATTCATCTAACcttgttttcttttcttaattGCTTTGTCTCCGTCTGGGATACATTTTAAATTGTTGCATATCGTGTCTTTTAAAGGGTGCATATAATGTTTTAATGAGCACTATTCTTTTAACCGGAGAAAATTGTCGTCCTTTATATCGAACACGATGTAGAGTTTGATTAAGTTGCATAAAGTATTGTGAAAATAAGAAGAATGACTAATATTGGGCCCTCTCGTGTCGGAGAGCTTCGTACATCGCACCCAACTAGAGGTACAATTATGGAGTGGTTtcggttagcttaaaagaaataactttttacttataataaagaagtggaatagaagttaataagttaataaaatatttgaaaaacaatcaaaagctgtgagagagaagttagcattctcagcttcttaaaaataCTTATACTTTTTGACAAACATGTCAAAGaaagcagaagtcagaagcaatATTTATAGTTTAACTATATTATCTCGAgttaaaacataataaatgagagataaatatatatacaaagaaGCAGTGGGAGCATTCAGTTGATTAGAGTGGTACAGTAGATTAGAACTATATAATCATTCTAGGTGTGAACTATGAACTGTGCGATGGCTGTATTTTTTTGAGAGGAGACTGGAACAGTGGACACATGGAAGTTTAATACTTAGGATTTTAGATGTGTACACACTTTTCATTTTTGATAAAAACTGTACATTACAAGAGGTCACAGAGAATAGAGAcacaaaacttatttttatCGGCTTTAAGTTACTCCTTTCCTCCCactcattttcttttttttatgtcTCATCATTTCTAAACtaacaatcatcaatatacttatataaaaaaaaaacaaggggCGTATaagtggcgcctctcacattgctcagttctatttttctaattttctggaattttcagatgaaaaatatcaaaaattagaactaccttttttagtttcgggtatattagaagcaagtttcagaatctgattttatttcgaATTATCTATGGAATATAaatatcttgaaaattttaatctgattttgtttcaaattatttaattatgagaaagagtagcacacaagtctctatgCATCTATAAATACACCTATAGATTGTAGgcttttggatcatctaaacacagtttcctctctctcaatatcaGAAccccacctctctctctcttgatagttctcttgctcgatttctaactcaatGATGCCGCTCTTTTGCAAcaataagtgaaggttgtttatacaatattaaaaaaataaaggttgttgcaagcaaaggtagttatagaccgctatgttggagtcgacaaatccaaacacgggaaaagaatatagtctttacatgatattgatggatgatattaataaattaactattactgatgtatgtttgttgattattcttttataatatttgttttgttcatcggaca of the Daucus carota subsp. sativus chromosome 4, DH1 v3.0, whole genome shotgun sequence genome contains:
- the LOC108216859 gene encoding probable serine/threonine-protein kinase PIX13, which gives rise to MGNCFPTPFTSFPATPKLRNASVYSAGDQENSNASSSGDNYPPGKGEGRIVTPNLKIYTFSELKNATKNFKAATMLGEGGFGSVYKGWVDEKTLAPSRVGFGIPVAVKKSNPDGDQGLKEWQAEVRFLGKFSHPNLVKLLGYCWEDRELLLVYEYMQKGSLESHLFRNGAEPLPWKTRIKIVIGAARGLSFLHATEKQVIYRDLKTANILLDGEFNAKLSDFGLAKLGPIDGNSHVSTGVVGTYGYAAPEYMATGHLYVSSDVYGFGVVLLEVLTGRRVLDVNRPKDELNLVQWATPLLSKKGTLRRIMDPKLEHRYPIKAAFEAATLILKCLESEPRNRPSIDEVLSTLEQINNVYMTPEEPKVNNVKNPGARRGLNNHRYRN
- the LOC108217127 gene encoding uncharacterized protein LOC108217127 produces the protein MAKDADLDKLMEDLDITNEEEEELVFDEEFEETGNRFELCVVGRFLTEKSLNVRAMKSKLADIWRPAMGISIKTLTAGLYLFQFFHKDDMQWMMNNGPWTFDNAILVTNTIPAGGDPTKVPLNEVEFWVQIYDLPTSFMTEAVGRQLGNFFGKFVLYDSSNNSSIWREYMRLKIRLDVRMPLKRRKKICKRDRTEFVVTCKYEKLGDFCFQCGVLSHTERSCKKRLNVGMEEEGKGWGGWLRAPPRRGVAQGRSKWLREENSEGWGEISGKDKIQNIQNYIGAHSGGSQRGGREELEDNMESNLQGGIIGRDKEGNQKVVQNIGPGAEEQDGLLLEDRKRQRTGPNEVMDMDKEYNNKTTDSGLSSLDCTESSSSVLAKLARQASQRQ